In Rosa chinensis cultivar Old Blush chromosome 1, RchiOBHm-V2, whole genome shotgun sequence, a genomic segment contains:
- the LOC112199066 gene encoding cation/H(+) antiporter 15, with protein sequence MAKTTFNIMYGNKTSFNVCYNKTETRNTGLWSAENPFVSSLPMLIIQLLAVLLLGHILAYILKPLRQPRIVSNILAGVLLGPSFFAITRIVGVSILPFDSIMTLETLANLGLVFHIFLIGLEFEFRPVVRAGTKALSIALAGVVFAIPAGWALHTYVLFRDFETVKAKSNMKNVAYGPIFWGIVLSSTNFADITQILADFKLLHSEVGRLALSGAIISDVASWFLFLVVMAILGYGKLYTVLLTLGFIAYSIFLLRPALAWVMRHTTKEDGYSDVQICFILFGIVLSGLITDACGGHSIVGPFMLGAIMPRGVHFKQMFADRVGKFVESLMMPLFYLVIGARFHSFWLLGDLNNNLQAESTVPQLVGVIILAFTAKIVGTFIAAVLNKMTPRDSLVLGILMNTKGLLALLILTSARDLKALDTQTYGVMLVAIWAMTVPVGPFLALICKSTKSSTQYKQRSIQSVGVETELRILACTHTASNASGIISLIDASNPSSKSPIHVFAVKLVELTDHNAAMLIVHDSCNKTGADGNDDLSSNAFQNYARQRENVSVQSLTAVSAYATMHEDICNMADEKHVNFIILPFRMPTTIDGVPDDRYDPLLTEISKKVMENAKCSVGLLVDCGLVTFHNASLESQNFVMFFIGGPDDREALAYAWRMARHPRVNLKVIRFTLSKEAWEVSYHHDGDEEYKTNENIRQQKQLDDACIDEFKLESMNEPSLVLCEKLVNNLEDIINIVSTMEGQYQLYIVGRGHDGCSPITAPLFECNKTNKLGTWGETLASSSVMGSTSLLIIQQGASVDELDEIMGSDGKHFGDTTRQPPVKDAEDSLLRTSSVN encoded by the exons ATGGCCAAAACGACATTCAATATCATGTATGGAAACAAAACCTCTTTCAATGTGTGTTATAACAAAACAGAGACCCGAAACACCGGGCTATGGAGTGCAGAAAACCCCTTTGTATCATCTCTCCCAATGCTCATCATCCAACTGCTCGCTGTCTTGTTGCTCGGTCACATTCTTGCCTACATCCTCAAACCCTTGCGCCAACCACGCATTGTTTCTAATATTCTT GCTGGCGTTCTATTAGGTCCATCTTTCTTTGCTATCACGAGAATCGTGGGAGTTTCCATACTTCCTTTCGATAGCATAATGACCTTGGAGACTCTGGCAAACTTGGGGCTCGTGTTCCACATTTTCCTCATTGGGTTAGAGTTTGAATTCAGACCAGTAGTACGTGCAGGGACAAAGGCTCTCAGCATTGCCCTCGCCGGCGTGGTCTTTGCCATCCCCGCCGGGTGGGCATTGCATACCTATGTACTCTTCCGCGACTTTGAAACCGTGAAAGCCAAAAGCAATATGAAAAATGTAGCGTACGGCCCTATCTTCTGGGGCATTGTCCTCTCCAGCACCAACTTCGCTGATATCACCCAAATTCTTGCCGACTTCAAGCTTCTCCACTCGGAGGTGGGACGACTAGCCTTATCTGGTGCCATTATCTCCGATGTGGCGTCAtggtttctttttcttgtgGTAATGGCCATACTCGGTTATGGTAAATTGTACACGGTGTTGTTAACGTTAGGCTTCATTGCATACAGTATTTTTTTACTTCGGCCAGCTCTCGCCTGGGTAATGCGCCACACCACCAAGGAAGACGGCTATAGTGATGTCCAAATATGCTTCATTCTGTTTGGGATTGTATTAAGTGGATTAATAACCGATGCCTGCGGTGGACACTCCATCGTCGGACCTTTCATGTTGGGAGCAATTATGCCCAGGGGGGTACACTTCAAACAAATGTTTGCAGATCGTGTTGGAAAATTTGTGGAAAGCCTGATGATGCCCCTCTTTTACTTGGTCATTGGGGCGAGATTCCATTCTTTTTGGCTACTCGGTGATCTAAATAACAATCTGCAAGCTGAATCTACCGTGCCTCAGCTTGTTGGGGTGATCATCCTGGCTTTCACAGCTAAGATTGTCGGCACTTTCATCGCTGCTGTACTCAACAAAATGACACCTCGCGATAGTTTAGTTCTGGGAATCCTTATGAACACTAAAGGCTTATTGGCACTCCTTATACTCACCTCTGCTCGTGACCTAAAG GCTTTGGACACCCAAACATATGGAGTAATGTTGGTTGCAATTTGGGCAATGACGGTTCCCGTTGGACCCTTCCTAGCCCTCATTTGCAAGTCCACCAAGAGTTCTACACAATATAAACAGAGAAGCATACAAAGTGTAGGAGTTGAAACAGAGCTTCGAATCCTTGCATGCACCCATACTGCGAGCaacgcatcaggcatcataAGCCTCATTGACGCTTCCAATCCATCCAGTAAATCCCCAATTCATGTCTTTGCTGTCAAACTGGTGGAACTTACCGACCATAATGCTGCTATGCTCATCGTGCATGATTcttgcaacaaaactggagcagATGGCAACGACGACTTGAGCTCCAATGCATTTCAGAACTATGCAAGGCAAAGAGAAAATGTCTCCGTTCAATCACTCACCGCAGTGTCTGCCTACGCCACTATGCACGAGGATATATGCAACATGGCTGACGAGAAGCACGTCAACTTCATAATCCTCCCGTTCCGTATGCCAACTACTATTGATGGAGTCCCAGATGATCGTTATGATCCTCTTCTCACGGAAATTAGTAAGAAGGTCATGGAAAATGCAAAGTGCTCTGTAGGTCTTTTGGTGGATTGTGGGCTTGTCACATTCCACAACGCTTCTTTGGAGTCCCAAAACTTCGTCATGTTTTTCATTGGAGGGCCAGATGATCGAGAGGCATTAGCGTACGCATGGAGGATGGCTAGGCATCCTAGGGTGAACTTAAAAGTTATACGGTTCACCCTCAGTAAAGAGGCATGGGAGGTGAGTTATCATCACGATGGTGATGAGGAATACAAGACAAATGAAAACATTAGGCAGCAGAAACAACTAGACGACGCATGCATAGATGAGTTCAAACTTGAGTCCATGAATGAACCCTCCTTAGTTCTATGTGAGAAGCTGGTGAATAATTTGGAAGACATTATCAATATAGTAAGCACCATGGAAGGTCAATATCAGCTGTACATAGTGGGAAGAGGTCATGATGGTTGCTCCCCAATAACAGCACCGTTGTTCGaatgcaacaagaccaataagctCGGAACTTGGGGGGAAACATTGGCATCTTCAAGCGTCATGGGAAGTACATCCCTTCTTATAATACAGCAGGGTGCCTCTGTGGATGAATTAGATGAGATAATGGGATCTGACGGGAAACATTTTGGGGATACAACTCGGCAACCTCCCGTAAAAGACGCCGAAGATTCCTTGCTTAGAACTTCATCAGTAAACTAG